The Synergistaceae bacterium sequence GCGCTGAAAGGAGCGGAGGGGGAGGAACGGAGAAGGTCCACTCAGCTCGTGCTTCGATCCGTATTCAGAGACGCCCTGCTGCTTCTGCACCCGTTCATCCCGTTCCTGACCGAGGAGCTGTGGCTGATCTTCGACTATGACGGCGGGGTCCTCATGGAGCGTCACGAGTGGCCCGCGGGAGACCTGCCCCGTCACCCGGAGTCCGTCGGCAGGATGACCCTCTTCCAGGAGGTGGTCCGCTCGTTGCGGAACCTCAGGGCGGAGGCCGGGGTCAATCCACAGGGATATGTCGGCAGAGCCGTGGTCCAGTGCGACGAAGGGGAGGCCCTGTCGCTTCTCCTTGAAGAGACCAAACCCCTCATGCAGGAATTGACCAGGATCCGCGAGATCGCCCAGGCACAGCCATCGTCGGACAAGCCTGCCGGAGCACTCTCCTCCCAGGTCACCGGCGGAGAGATCAGCCTGATCGTCGGCGACGTGCTTGACATAGACGCGGAGATCGAACGGCTTTCGTCGGAGATCGCCTCGTTGAAAAAGAGCATTGACGCGAGCATGGGCAAGCTCAGGAACCAGGACTTCGTCGGAAGGGCCCCGGCCGAGATAGTGGAGAAGGAGCGAGAGAGACTTGAGGAGAGCGAGGCGAGGCTTCGCAGGGTGCACGAGAACATAGAGAGCTTGAAAAGAGCGTAGAGGATGAACGGCGGGATAACAAGCTTCGAGGAGCTTGAGGAGTTCTTTATGCGCCTGTCGAGCCAAGGAATCCGCCCGGGGCTCGACAGGATAGGACGTTTGCTAGGGCTCGTCGGGAATCCCGAGGCCCGGTTCCCCTCCGTGCATATAGTCGGGACCAACGGCAAGGGGTCCACCGCGGCCTTCCTCGAGAGCATCCTCAGGGCGTCCGGCCGAGCCACGGCGATGTACACGAGCCCGCACCTGGAATCCCCCTCGGAGCGACTTCTGCTGATGGGAGAGCCGGCCCCGCTGGACGATTGGACAATGGCTGCCAACGACCTGGCCGAGGCGATGAAGTCGGACCCGGTGCTGGCCGACGACCCTCCGTCCTTCTTCGAAGTCGTGACAGCGGCGGCCTTTTTGATCTGCGCCCGGATCGAAGTAGGCATAGCCGTCGTGGAGGCAGGGCTAGGAGGGCGGCTGGATGCAACCAACCTGCTGAAGGACGTCCGGCTGACGATTATCACGTCTATCTCCATGGATCACACTGAGTACCTTGGCGGCACGATCGAACAGGTGGCGGGGGAGAAGTTCGCCGTGATGCGCGAAGGCAAGCCTGCCCTTTTCTCCGGGGAACCTGACTCTCTCGTGCCCCTGTTCCTCGAGACGGCCGCCTCCCGCGACGCCGATCCGCTGCTGCTGAGGGAGCTCTGCTCCGTGGACGGCGTGGAGCGCTCCGCTGACTCCCTCTCATTTATATACAGCTCGCCCCGCCTCATCGGCTCGAACGAGATTCGCCTCGAGACGGGACTAATGGGCGCCTACCAGGTGGAGAACTGTGCAATGGCGGTCACAGGCGCGATGCTTCTGTCGAGGACATTTCCCTGTATATCGAACGCGACCGTGCGGGAGGGAGTTCGGACCGCTGCCTGGCCCGGCAGGTTCGAGAGGGTGCTCTCGAACCCGGACGTAATTCTCGACGGCGCTCACAACCCGGGGGGCATTAGGAGGCTGGTCGAGGACCTCTCCTCCCTTTACGCCGGGAAGAGGATCGGGATCGTCTACGGCAGCATGAGCGACAAACAGTACGCGGAATCCCTGGCCATGCTGCGGGAGGCCGCGAAAACTCTCTACTGCGTACCGGTGCCGGAAAACAGCAGGGGCGCCTCGCTGAGGATGCTGGCGGACGCGGCCAGGGCGGCTGGATGGAGGGATGGCGAGATCTTCATCTACGATGACCCGCTCGAGGCGATCCGAGAGGCTCGAAGCTCGAATGACCTGACGGTCTGCTGCGGAAGCCTCTACCTCGTCGGCTACGTCAGGCACCGGCTTTTAGAGATGTCGATGGGAGAGAGCCGGGGATGAAATCGGCCCCCGACTTTAACCTCCGGACCGCCGGACCCCACCCCTTCATAGAGTACACAGCCCCCTGCCCGGACTCACGCTTTTTCATCCGACTCTACCTGAGGGGGCCGGGGATGAGCAATGCCCGCGGCGATCCCGAGAGGTCGCGCGCGGCCCTGTCCCGCTCCGTCCCACTTCAAGGCCCCTTGATCGCCCCTCGCCAGGTCCATGGTGATCGCATTCTCGAAGGGCGTCCCGAGCACTCCCTCCCGAACAGGCCGGAGGCGGACGGCATCCTCTTAGAGAGGTGCGGCGTCGAAGGCTCGCTCCGCTTCGCCGACTGCTACCCCGTCATACTGGCATCGACTGTCCCGTCCCCCTGGATAGTCATCCTGCACTCCGGCTTCAAGGGAGTGCTGAACGACATCGCGGGGAGCGCCTGCAGGCTCCTCTTCTCGACGCACGGGAGAACGCCCGAATCGACATTCGCCTGGATCGGGCCCGGGATCGGCTGGAAACAGTACGAGAGAAGGCGGGACGACAGGTGGACTGAGATCGGGCTGCGGCTCTTCCGCCCCGAGCACGTCGACGATGGAGGAGGGGAGATCCTATTCGATCTCGGAGGGCAGATAGCAAGTCAGCTTGCTGACTCGGGCATTCCCAGGGCCAACATACGGCGTCTCCCCCTCTGCACTTTCGAAAGGAACGACCTGTTCTACTCGTATAGAAGGGGCGACGAGGAGAGTCGACTTTTTCTCCTGGCATTCCTGGGGCGATGAGATTACCACTTTTGCCGGGCCTCAAGGGAGAATGTTCTTAAGGCACAAGGGTCCTACCTCATCGAAGGAGTTGAAGGGTCCATGAACTTGAAGCGGGTGGGCGTGGTAGGAGTCGGACATCTGGGCCAGCATCACGCCAGGGTTTATACCGAGCTGCTCGGCACCAATCTCGTGGGCGTCGTCGATGTGAACGAGAGCAGGGCGGCCGCTATCGGAGAGAACCTGGGGGTGCCTTGGTTCACCGACTTCGATGACTTTATCAAGCGAACCTCTCCGGAGGCCGTCAGCGTAGTGGTGCCCACGAGCATGCACTTCGAGATAGCCCGAAAGGCGTTGCTGAACGGGATAAGCGTCCTGATCGAAAAGCCCGTGACCACGACGGTGCACGAGGCGGAGGAGCTGATAAGGTACGCGGCCGAGTCGGACCTCGTGCTGCAGGTAGGCCATATCGAGCGGTTCAACAGCGCCGTACAGTACATATCAAAGATCATCCACGAGCCACTCTTCCTGCAGTCCCGGCGTCTCGGCCCCTACTCGCCGAGGATAAGCGACGTCGGAGTGGTGCTGGACCTGATGATCCACGACATAGACATAATCCTGTCGCTGGTGCGTTCGGAGATAGCCGACATATCCGCGACCGGTAGGTGCATCCGGTCGGATCACGAGGACATAGCCTCGGCCCAGATATCGTTCGAAAACGGCGCAATGGCCCACATCCTGGTGAGCCGCGTGTCGGAGAGAAGGATGCGCCAGCTTGAGATAATGGAGCCGGAGCGATACGTCACCATAGACTACGAGACACAGGACGTATCCATAAACAGGTGCGTCCGCCAGAGCAACAACAGCCTGGTCGAGGTGATCGAGCACCCGGTCTTCCCGAAGAGCGAGCCGCTGAAGCTGGAACTTCAGCACTTCGTCACGTGCGTCCGCGAAGGCAGACAGCCTCTCGTCGGGATAAACGACGGCAAGAGAGCGCTGGAGGTGGCAGTCTCGATCCTGAGACAGATTCACCTGGAGGAGACAGGAGCTTTGGAAAAAGACGCGGCCTCCTGCTGAGGAACCCTGTAAAGGGCCCCGGACCTCTCGCTCCGGGGCCCTTTTTTTGCACAATCTCATTATTTATCTTTTTTTTCTTTCCAACTCAGGAGAAAAATCCACATTACGAAGTGGCGCATTGGTTTTTTATGGAGTATCCTTACTTCGATCGCCATGAAAATTTTAATTTTTTAAAAGCCGAGGAGCCAAATGCCTGTCGTAAATATTCAAGCTCTTATAGCACTGGCACTCTTTATCGCATCGCTGCTTCTTGCCAGGATGATAGTGCGAATTCAAACGGGAACGATGCCGGGAGGACGTCTGTGGGTTCTGTACCTTAGGATGCTCCTCGGGTTTCTCTTCGCCGGTTCGATAATCCTGGCCTTCTACTCGTTCGCGGGCGTGGATGTTATTTCGAAGCATCTCTAGCGCTAATGCCGACGCTTAAACTATAATGGTCAAAGCTTTCATCAGTGAGAGGGGTGTTGTAACGCGCATGAAGCTTGTACTTCGGAGTATTCTGATCCTCGTGATACTCGTCTCCCCTTCTTCCGCCGACCTTCTCCCCGCCGCCGACAGGGAGGGATCGGAGCGCTTCTTCTCCGTGGCCTACGAGCATTTCACGGCCAGGGAGTACGCCTCGGCCCTTAAGAATCTGGACAGGTCACTGGCGTTGAACACCTATTTCGTCGACTACTACCTCATGAGAGCCCTTCTCCTGAATCGCCTGGGAATGGGGGAGGAAGCCGTAAAATCAATTAAGTACTATCTCGAGGTGCGCCCGAAGGACAGCGCCGCACCGAGGATTCTCGAAAGATTTTTGAACGAGGACCTGCTGATCAGGGGATTTCTCTCGGGGGAACCTTTCGGCTCCAGAATCGTCTCGTCCAGAAAGGACATAAAGAGGATTTTATCGATAGGGCCGATGCGCACCCTAGGGGTGCTCGGCCTGGGGAAGGTCTCCTCTATATCCGACGGCATCTTCATCGCCGACACCCTGGGAGGAAAGATAGAGTACCGGCTCCCGGGAGAAGAGGTCTTCCGGACGCTCAAGATAGAAGCTCCCGTGACCGCCCTCCCGGTAGGAGACAAGAGCTTTTACGCTGTGACGGAGAAGGGCGAGTTTTTCATGCTTCAGGACGACGAGGCAGAACCAGAACTTTTAGGCACAATCCGGTCGAAACCCTCGGACGCGGCTCTGCTGTCCAACAGGCAGATCGC is a genomic window containing:
- a CDS encoding bifunctional folylpolyglutamate synthase/dihydrofolate synthase, with amino-acid sequence MNGGITSFEELEEFFMRLSSQGIRPGLDRIGRLLGLVGNPEARFPSVHIVGTNGKGSTAAFLESILRASGRATAMYTSPHLESPSERLLLMGEPAPLDDWTMAANDLAEAMKSDPVLADDPPSFFEVVTAAAFLICARIEVGIAVVEAGLGGRLDATNLLKDVRLTIITSISMDHTEYLGGTIEQVAGEKFAVMREGKPALFSGEPDSLVPLFLETAASRDADPLLLRELCSVDGVERSADSLSFIYSSPRLIGSNEIRLETGLMGAYQVENCAMAVTGAMLLSRTFPCISNATVREGVRTAAWPGRFERVLSNPDVILDGAHNPGGIRRLVEDLSSLYAGKRIGIVYGSMSDKQYAESLAMLREAAKTLYCVPVPENSRGASLRMLADAARAAGWRDGEIFIYDDPLEAIREARSSNDLTVCCGSLYLVGYVRHRLLEMSMGESRG
- a CDS encoding polyphenol oxidase family protein, with translation MKSAPDFNLRTAGPHPFIEYTAPCPDSRFFIRLYLRGPGMSNARGDPERSRAALSRSVPLQGPLIAPRQVHGDRILEGRPEHSLPNRPEADGILLERCGVEGSLRFADCYPVILASTVPSPWIVILHSGFKGVLNDIAGSACRLLFSTHGRTPESTFAWIGPGIGWKQYERRRDDRWTEIGLRLFRPEHVDDGGGEILFDLGGQIASQLADSGIPRANIRRLPLCTFERNDLFYSYRRGDEESRLFLLAFLGR
- a CDS encoding Gfo/Idh/MocA family oxidoreductase, with the translated sequence MNLKRVGVVGVGHLGQHHARVYTELLGTNLVGVVDVNESRAAAIGENLGVPWFTDFDDFIKRTSPEAVSVVVPTSMHFEIARKALLNGISVLIEKPVTTTVHEAEELIRYAAESDLVLQVGHIERFNSAVQYISKIIHEPLFLQSRRLGPYSPRISDVGVVLDLMIHDIDIILSLVRSEIADISATGRCIRSDHEDIASAQISFENGAMAHILVSRVSERRMRQLEIMEPERYVTIDYETQDVSINRCVRQSNNSLVEVIEHPVFPKSEPLKLELQHFVTCVREGRQPLVGINDGKRALEVAVSILRQIHLEETGALEKDAASC
- a CDS encoding flagellar biosynthesis protein FliR; amino-acid sequence: MPVVNIQALIALALFIASLLLARMIVRIQTGTMPGGRLWVLYLRMLLGFLFAGSIILAFYSFAGVDVISKHL